The stretch of DNA ATATTGGGCCTCCTGTCGGGAGACCGCGTACGGCCTCGTCATCACCCCGAGGTTCTCGCCAAACCCGTCCTCCGTCCCTGTCTCCGCGATCGCGTACGACCAGTTGCGGTTCGAGACGGCCTCGCCGGCAGCGAACGGGCTGAGGGACTGCTGTTCCGTCCACTGGACGACCGCTGACGGGCAAATCTGTGGATACCCATCGAGGGTATTCTCCTCTTCTCCCGCAATGAACGAGCGCATCATCCGGATCGAGTCGATGACCCGCTGATCGTCGACGGTGATCGGCCGGTCACCGGCGGTAAACAGGTTGTCTACCCCGCCGTAGTACGCCCCGCCCCACGACGTCATCACCTCGTTGAAGGTACAGCAGGACAGCCCCTCGTAGGCGGCCGCCTGCGTCGTGAACCCGTAGTCGAGGCCAGCCTGGTCTCTCGCGTCGCGGACCGCAGCCGAAAACTCCTCCCACCGCGGTGGATCTGTCGCCCACCCACCGGTATCGTAGCCGGCGTCCTCGATGAGGTCCTGTCGATACAGGGTAAATCCGAGGTCCGGAAACAGCGGCAGGGCGTGGAGATCGCCACCCTGGGGGTCGCGCGCCGTCTCGAGGATCGCCTCGAGGTAGTTGTCGGTGACGTACTGCAGCGTCTCGTCCGGGAGTTGTTCGGTCAGGTTGACCGTCTGATTCCGAAGGATGAACGGAACCGTCCAGCCGCTGTCCATCATGTGGATGTCGGGTGGGGCACGGCCCGCCTCGAGTGCCGACTGGGTGGTCTGCATCCGTGCTGCGGAGTCGCTGACGACGGTCTGGATCTCGACGCGGATATCCTCGTCGAGGCCGGCGTCCCACAGCGCCTGCTGGATCGACGGCTCGTCGCCATCGCTGTGCATGATCCCCGCGACGTCCGAGGCGGCGGTCATCACCACCGTTCCCGGCTGGCGACCACGCCCGAGACAGCCAGTAACCGCGACGGCTCCGGTCGCGGTCGCTCCTGACGCGACCTTCAGAAACGACCGTCGCTTCAGGCGCGATCGGTCGCGCCCACCGGCAGTATCGCGTCCCATGACCAGTGGTCCGTCCACGGCATCGAACTTAGTTGTTGGTTATAAATACTGTAATAAAATATGACTGTCGAGGTGTCGTGTCGGTTCCGACGAGCCGGGCAACATATCGACAGTGCCGGAGGCGTACGTTCCTGCTCGACAGCGATATTGAACGTTCTAATCGCTCATTGTCACTCGGCGGTCGGCAGATGCCAGCAGACGACGGATATGTCACCGGAGAAAGGGAGTACGGGCTTCTTCTCCGACACCGGTGACGATCGAGCGCTCCCACGACTGGGTCCGTCTGATCGAGGGTGTACTATCACTGGATACCGGCGCACCAGCACGACGGATTGCGGGTGCACCAGCACGACGGATTGCGGGTGCACCAGCACGACGGATTGCGGGTGCACCAGCACTGACTGACAGGAGTCCGTATCAGGCGTCCTCGAGCGCTGGCGGCTCGTTCCGACCGATGTGGATCTCGTGGGCCTCGACGTCCTCGAGGGCAGCGACGCGGCCGCCGACGGAGACTTCCTCGCCGTCTTCGGTTTCGATCGTGAGGCTGGCGACTTCCTCGCTGACCTCGAAGCCGATATCGCGGACCTGTCCGCGGACGATCCGCTGGCCGCCGACTTCGACGTCCCGGCCGTCGATGGTCGCGTAGAACTCGCCACCCTCGTCGAGCAGATCCTTCACGCACCGGCGGATCGATGCGTATTTGCGCGGGTAGGAGCGGGCGGTGTCGTCCTCACCGAGCGTTCGATCGGCGGTCGTCCAGAGGACGGTTCCGAAGAAACTCGAGACGAGGAAGCCAAGCGCAGACCGGTTGAAGATGACGCCGTAGCGGTCCTGATCGTCTCGCAGGGCGTCCTGTGTCGCGTAGACCGAGTAGTTGCCGTCGGCGACGGCGACGACCGGCGTCGTGATCCCGCGCCGGGCGCGTGCGGTCGAGGCGATCGCGCCGTAGTCGAACGCGTCCGGGTCGGGGGCCTCACTGGCCGGCGTCACGATCAGGTCGACGCTCACGCCCGCCTCGATCGCATCGCGCAGGTCCGCCTCGAATCTGGTCAGCAGATCCGGCGTCAGCGAGAGTGCGAGCTCGAACTCCGCGTCGTCGATGACCTCCTCGAGATAGCGCAGGATCGTCGACCGCGATTTGACCAGCGAGACGGCCTCCGTGTCTCTGGCCGGTGCGGTGTAGCGGGCCTCGAGGTCGGTGATCATCTGCTCGAAGGAGGTCTGGACGTCATCGAAGGCCTCCGCAGGGTCGATCGCGACGACCTTCATGGGGCGGGACTCGCGCAGTTCGACCAGGCCGCGGTCGCTCAGGCTGCGGACGGTGTCGTACACCCGGGGCTGGGGAATCTCCGTTCGGTCGGCGATCTCGCTCGCGGTGAGCTGGCCCTGCTCTAGGACGGTGAGATAGGCGTCGATCTCGTACTCGCCGAGATTAAACCGGTCGCCAACGCGTTCGACCGTCGAGCGAAGTTCGTCTGGTGCCATGCCAGTCTCTACGACATCAATGACTAAATGATTTATTATACATCGAGTAGCACGCGTTTTCGAAATCGGGTTGTTTCAGATCGGTCGCTCGATGTGATGGTCAGAACGCTTAACCACAGCGGGCCTGAGTGTGTTGGCATGCGCGGGGTCCTTCAGGCCAACGAGAGCGCCGC from Natrinema sp. HArc-T2 encodes:
- a CDS encoding extracellular solute-binding protein, which encodes MGRDTAGGRDRSRLKRRSFLKVASGATATGAVAVTGCLGRGRQPGTVVMTAASDVAGIMHSDGDEPSIQQALWDAGLDEDIRVEIQTVVSDSAARMQTTQSALEAGRAPPDIHMMDSGWTVPFILRNQTVNLTEQLPDETLQYVTDNYLEAILETARDPQGGDLHALPLFPDLGFTLYRQDLIEDAGYDTGGWATDPPRWEEFSAAVRDARDQAGLDYGFTTQAAAYEGLSCCTFNEVMTSWGGAYYGGVDNLFTAGDRPITVDDQRVIDSIRMMRSFIAGEEENTLDGYPQICPSAVVQWTEQQSLSPFAAGEAVSNRNWSYAIAETGTEDGFGENLGVMTRPYAVSRQEAQYSDVGGTAAALGGWNLAVSPFSNREEEALQVLEAFANREVMLTVFRLGGFLPPNLDLVAEADASDVGPVARYADVVTSASENAIPRPATDLWPEQSALIYQAVNAAYRGAQAPEAAMNDLANELEQSESEVS
- the trmB gene encoding HTH-type sugar sensing transcriptional regulator TrmB — its product is MAPDELRSTVERVGDRFNLGEYEIDAYLTVLEQGQLTASEIADRTEIPQPRVYDTVRSLSDRGLVELRESRPMKVVAIDPAEAFDDVQTSFEQMITDLEARYTAPARDTEAVSLVKSRSTILRYLEEVIDDAEFELALSLTPDLLTRFEADLRDAIEAGVSVDLIVTPASEAPDPDAFDYGAIASTARARRGITTPVVAVADGNYSVYATQDALRDDQDRYGVIFNRSALGFLVSSFFGTVLWTTADRTLGEDDTARSYPRKYASIRRCVKDLLDEGGEFYATIDGRDVEVGGQRIVRGQVRDIGFEVSEEVASLTIETEDGEEVSVGGRVAALEDVEAHEIHIGRNEPPALEDA